ACAACGAACTGCGAGATCAGGATAACTTGTTTAGCTAGCTTTaacattccttccttcctttctttcccATCCACCTCTTTCCTTTGTttcaatcctccctctctctccctctccaccctaaTCCCTCCTTAATCTGGTGCCACAAGGTTCCTAattggttagaggggagggaaatcctgtaacacacacacacacacacacacacacacacacacacacacacacacacacacacacacacacacacacacacacacacacacacacacacacacacagtcattagTAAGGTGGGGCTAACTGGggtcaaaggtgtgtgtgtgtgtgtgcgtgtgtgtgtgctcacgcaTGTGCttatgcgtgtgtctgtctgtgtgtgagctcAAGTGTGCTAAATTCATTTCGCACTTAATGTTTTCCTATTTTGGCTGTgaatatgtgagtgtgtgtttaaagCTTTCTTCGACATAGCCTTGTCCTAGATTTGTAGGAGTTAAAGCATATAGATATGGGACCAGCTAGGCAAGCTAATCCCTACCTCCCTCTATTCTTTAAAGTCTTTCCCTTGACTCCAGACCTGTCCAGTCAGATTCTCAAAAATTCACTCCAAAATggctccatattccctatatagagcagagcttttaccagagctctatggtccctggtcaaaagtagtgcactataaagggaatagggtgccatttggaacacagtccCTGTTCTTAAACATCTGAGAAATACTCTCTGGCTGATGTGCTTATGAAACTCATCACAGAGGGCCAAACTCAAAACTCATGCTGGGTGGTGAAAGTTTAGTTATGAGTTTTAGAATTCACAGTTAGTCCCTCCTGAAATGTCAGCTTATATCACTACTCTGTATACCATACGATTATTTAATATTATTCTGATCTATTATCTAGTTAGCTTCTCGTGACGATACCTCTCGAAGGCTCTAATGTTATGAGTGTGTTAGCAAACACACCTTcactcagacacatacagtagatGAGTTATGAATGTGAAATTGAAATGACACTGAACTTTGGAAGATGGAGGAACCTTTCCTCTGAATTTTCCCTCGGGTTATTCATTAGAGAGCATGACAACTCTCTGCCTGAATAgtagaagaaggagaagaagaagacacACCCCACCTCTTTCCCTCCTTACCGTAGAATGACACAGGAACCCAAACACCACCATCACTATAGCCGGGGTGAGGATGAGTCCGAACACCAGTCCGGCCAGGCAGGCGTTGATCCCCGCTATGACCAGGTTCTGGGCCGTCACCAGCACCGAGCACGCCCAGCAGTCCAGAGAGCCCCTCAGCTCCAGGGGAGCGTCACTCCCTCCTCCCCCGCTCTCGGCTGCAAAGTACGGGGGAGGCACCACCACGCCGGAGGGTGTCCCCACGGGGGCGGTGGAGGCCAGGgagctggagtggtggtggtgctggtggtgggggtgatggtGGGGGTGCATGTGGGGGGAGAGCTCCTCAGAGAGGTCAAGGGCCTGGTGGTGAGCCCCCTTCTCCAATGTGCCGCTCATACTCATGGTCAACTGggtaggaggggagggagagagaggaagaaggggcaGAGTTTAGCCAGGTTTGCGAAAGCAAAAATGGTCCCTACTTCTCGGATGTGGAAATACTGTTCCAAGCATATGCAAATGTGAAATGGTTTGGCTTTTCATGAGTGGCTCTTTATAGTGACAGTGTCATGCTTTTTGATAGCCAATTTGCGCAACAGaagtctctccctgtctcaaaCTCATGTCTATCGCAAACTTGGTCCGTAGACATATCATAGCTGAGGTTCAGTCTTCAAATGTAGACTGAACCAGGGAGTTCACAGGGAGGTTAGAGGACTTTATCTgttagaggaagaggaaggcagGCTGCACGGTGTAATCTATCAACTCTTATATCTTCTATCAGAACAGGATAGTTATCTGAAATCTGATTGGCCCAGAGGAAAGGAACCTAATTGCCAGGCGAGGGTGCACAGAGGATGATGATGGATAAGATGAAGATGAAGGGTAAGAGACAGAATCAaaggatgcgtgtgtgtgtgtgtgtgtgtgtgtgtgtgtgtgtgtgtgtgtgtgtgtgtgtgtgtgtgtgtgtgtgtgtgtgtgtgtgtgtgtgtgtgtgtgtgtgtgtgtgtgtgtgtgtgtgtgcgtgtatgcctGTGCACGTGCCTGAATGCATTTGTTTATCTTGGCACTGGTTGAAGACTGCAGTCCATGTCTTGTCAGAAATAGAAAACGTACAAGTCATGTCATGGCCTTATGTTCAAGACACTGTAAAAGTGTTGTTTGATTCTTCCAGTATGGTAAAAACAACTCCAAATCAGCGCAAACCAAGTTGAAAGTTTCCCTGAATCAGCGATAAGTAACAACTCATAACTGACATGTCCCATTAACAGTGACAGGatagcaaccccccccccccccccccccccactaagcGTTGCCCAAAACGGCCTGAACAATGGATCAGGGTCAGTTGCCAGCCTTCCTCCCAGAAATACCCCTGTCCTCAGCACCGCTCTGTACCGCTCTGCACCAAAGTGATAAATCTATTAGGACAGACCAGAAAGGCCAAGGTCTAGAACTTAACAATGTTAGTTCAGAAGTTGTGTAAAAGTGTATTGAGCAATATTCCACAAGTGCCAAAGAGAAGAATACCCACAAACGTTTTGGTGGAATGTAAGTACACTCAAGAGAATTAAGGCAGTGTTTGTATGGGTATTGTTCTTCTTCCTCCCCTTAGTACTTTTAGTACTGGCACATCTAGCACTTCCACAGGTGCAGGATACAAAACCACACACATATTAGGTATTGGTAGGGCCATGATCAtgctgctgctccccctatgatCATTCCACCCACCCCCTCAATAGTCTTTACTTAGCTTCCACTCCAATGGACATTTATTTATTCATCACTGCCAAAGTTGTTATTATGTATATAGTGCTATTTCTATAGTTTTTTTATTaccattttcattattttatttcactagtcctgcatgttggagctcgaACCCTAAGattttcactgtaccctgcaatcacacctgcaaccctgtacacgtgactattaaacactgtaccctgcaaccacacctgcaaccctgtacacGTGACTATTAAACATGGTaccctgcaatcacacctgcaaccctgtacacgtgactattaaacactgtaccctgcaatcacacctgcaaccctgtacacGTGACTATTAAACATGGTaccctgcaatcacacctgcaaccctgtacacgtgactattaaacactgtaccctgcaatcacacctgcaaACCTGTACacgtgactattaaacactgtaccctgcaatcacacctgcaaccctgtacacgtgactattaaacactgtaccctgcaatcacacctgcaaccctgtacacGTGACTATTAAACACTCGGAATATGAATGAGTTTTTCCAAACCATGATAAACTCCTGGCCATAGACATAGGGTATACGTGGGTACTCATCTTCTTTTAACCACCCCTTCTTACTTTTACCCGACAAACACACATCACCCGCATACCTCATCCGACcgctaaccctgaccccaaccacGCTACGGAAGAGGTCCACTTGAGATGTGTCCCTGCCAGACGTCGCTACCTCAACAGTGTTCTACGTCAAACTCCCATTGTTAGTGAAGTGTTGTCGTTCAGGTCTAAGGTCGGGGGTGCAGGAAGAGTCCAACTAGCTCACTCATTGTGACCTAAGGCCCTATACTTGGCCGTTACTTGGCCGTTACTTGGCTTACCCTTGGCCGTTACTTGGCCTACACTTGGCCGTTATTTGGCCTACACTTGGCCGTTACTTGGCCTACACTTGGCCGTTACATGGCCTACACTTGGCAGTTACTTGGCCTACACTTGGCCGTTACTTGGCCAACACTTGGCCGTTACTTGGCCTACACTTGGCCGTTACTTGGCCGTTACTTGGCCTACCCTTGGCCGTTACTTGGCCTACCCTTGGCCGTTACTTGGCCTACACTTGGCCGTTACTTGGCTTACCCTTGGCCGTTACTTGGCCTACACTTGGCCTACACTTGGCCGTTACATGGCCTACACTTGGCCGTTACTTGGCCTACACTTGGCCGTTACTTGGCTTACCCTTGGCCGTTACTTGGCCTACACTTGGCCTACACTTGGCCTACCCTTGGCCGTTACTTGGCCGTTACTTGGCCTACCCTTGGCCGTTACTTGGCCTACCCTTGGCCGTTACTTGGCCTACACTTGGCCGTTACTTGGCTTACCCTGGGCCGTTACTTGGCCAACACTTGGCCGTTACTTGGCCTACCCTTGGCCGTTACTTGGCCTACACTTGGCCGTTACTTGGCCTATCCTTGGCCATCTGTTTTACACAATGTACTTGGCTTGCTTTTTCCATCTTATGAGGCGTTGACTGTTTTTCATAACCATGGAGACACTTGATCTTAACGCTATAGAAATGATTGAATTACCTATGGTATCTTCAAATGAGTTTCCTCTCTAGCTTGTGGTCACTGATAGAGCACTGAACTACATTCAAGCTGGTCCTTCAAATATTCTGACATTCTCATCTAGAACATTCAGGAGAAGCTCTTTTGTTCTATTATTCTATTGCTTTTGGCTGGCAGTTGCATACATGTGACGCCTGTCTGAAACGTGATCTACGCATTTAATTATCAGTGATGAGAACCAGAATTGTCATTTTAAAATGCTTTTGTGAACGTTCTT
Above is a genomic segment from Oncorhynchus masou masou isolate Uvic2021 chromosome 23, UVic_Omas_1.1, whole genome shotgun sequence containing:
- the LOC135510513 gene encoding transmembrane protein 88-like — translated: MSMSGTLEKGAHHQALDLSEELSPHMHPHHHPHHQHHHHSSSLASTAPVGTPSGVVVPPPYFAAESGGGGSDAPLELRGSLDCWACSVLVTAQNLVIAGINACLAGLVFGLILTPAIVMVVFGFLCHSTVRPQGTTRYCSDLLSDGGCVALLVVGFLLVTPLLVLALAAYCRLARHLQLGLCFIPYSRAVYKNLPATKHHGLGGGCCGGSRSGGEGGGKGKVWV